One Burkholderia pyrrocinia DNA segment encodes these proteins:
- a CDS encoding porin: protein MKKRFLLAGMMSVMVHGYAHAQSSVSLYGIIDGGITYVNNAGGAHAYLFDDGVSYGNRVGLMGTEDLGGGNKAVFKLENGFRLGTGKLNQGGAMFGRQAYVGLGNDWGTLTFGNQYDFAYDFTAAFNVSAFGSGYGVHLGDFDRQSGDRLQNAVKFVSNSFHGLVVGGMYSFSNDAGSFHDGSAWSVGATYTHGDFSAGGNYTRLNSPRGLAALDPYAQMGVTTMLGQTVATVDPATGAVTDLHDSTPFAINSQSIFGIGASYVLGKLTLSADFSNTTFKGYGQSSTMRVYEAGGLYQAAAPLSLVAGYQYTTFEGHHWHEVALGAHYALSKRTDVYAAVDWMRASNGVDAVIGYSFAPSTSRTQAAARVGMRHNF, encoded by the coding sequence ATGAAGAAACGCTTCCTGCTGGCCGGCATGATGTCGGTGATGGTCCACGGCTATGCGCACGCGCAGAGCAGCGTCTCGCTGTACGGGATCATCGACGGCGGCATCACCTATGTGAACAATGCGGGCGGCGCGCATGCGTACCTGTTCGACGACGGCGTGTCGTACGGCAACCGCGTCGGCCTGATGGGCACCGAGGATCTCGGCGGCGGCAACAAGGCCGTGTTCAAGCTCGAGAACGGCTTCCGGCTCGGCACGGGCAAGCTGAACCAGGGCGGCGCGATGTTCGGGCGCCAGGCCTACGTGGGGCTCGGCAACGACTGGGGCACGCTGACGTTCGGCAACCAGTACGACTTCGCGTACGACTTCACGGCGGCGTTCAACGTCAGCGCGTTCGGCAGCGGCTATGGCGTGCATCTCGGCGATTTCGACCGCCAGAGCGGCGACCGCCTGCAGAACGCGGTGAAGTTCGTCAGCAACAGCTTCCACGGGCTCGTGGTCGGCGGCATGTATTCGTTCAGCAACGACGCGGGCAGTTTCCACGACGGCAGCGCGTGGAGCGTCGGCGCGACCTACACGCACGGCGATTTCTCGGCGGGCGGCAACTATACGCGGCTCAATTCGCCGCGCGGGCTCGCGGCGCTCGATCCGTACGCGCAGATGGGCGTGACGACGATGCTCGGGCAGACGGTCGCGACCGTCGATCCGGCGACGGGCGCCGTCACCGATCTGCACGACTCGACACCGTTCGCGATCAATTCGCAGTCGATCTTCGGGATCGGCGCATCGTACGTGCTCGGCAAGCTGACGCTCAGCGCCGACTTCAGCAACACGACGTTCAAGGGCTACGGGCAATCGTCGACGATGCGCGTGTACGAGGCGGGCGGCTTGTACCAGGCGGCCGCGCCGCTGTCGCTCGTCGCGGGCTACCAGTACACGACGTTCGAAGGTCATCACTGGCACGAGGTTGCGCTGGGTGCGCACTACGCGCTGTCGAAGCGCACCGACGTGTATGCGGCCGTCGACTGGATGCGCGCGTCGAACGGCGTCGACGCGGTGATCGGCTACAGCTTCGCGCCGTCGACGAGCCGCACGCAGGCCGCCGCACGCGTCGGCATGCGGCATAACTTCTGA
- a CDS encoding aldehyde dehydrogenase: protein MQTNDARRTRAGQLEIESRAFVDGAFRDAHDGTTFTCTSPIDGRVLAQVAHCRQADADLAVAAARRAFEHGAWRGATPRERKRVLLRWAALIREHADDLALLETLDTGKPIADTIAVDIPSTAYCAEWFAEAIDKTGGEVVPADAHLVGLVTREPIGVVAAVVPWNFPAMIAMWKCAPALAAGNSVVLKPSEKSPLSALRLAALAAQAGLPAGVLNVLPGFGDAGEALARHPDVDCIAFTGSTAVGHKVARCAADSNLKRVWLELGGKSPQIVLPDCPDLDRAARTVAHAVFYNTGQMCTAGSRLLVHRAIRDELVARVLAIAPEYAPGDPLSPDTRMGSLIDAAQVERVLGYVDAGRDEATLLAGGKRARTASGGQYVEPTVFDCPRADARIVREEIFGPVLAVTAFDDLDTAVALANDTRYGLAASVWTANLTTAHETARRLRAGTVWVNGYEETDDMNFPFGGFKESGNGRDNSLHALEKYTELKSTIIRLR, encoded by the coding sequence ATGCAGACGAACGACGCCAGGCGCACGCGCGCCGGCCAACTCGAGATCGAATCCCGCGCCTTCGTGGACGGCGCGTTCCGCGACGCGCACGACGGCACGACCTTCACGTGCACGAGCCCGATCGACGGCCGCGTGCTCGCGCAGGTCGCGCATTGCCGGCAGGCCGACGCCGACCTCGCGGTCGCGGCCGCGCGGCGCGCGTTCGAGCACGGCGCATGGCGCGGCGCGACGCCGCGCGAACGCAAGCGCGTGCTGCTGCGCTGGGCCGCGCTGATCCGCGAGCACGCGGACGATCTCGCGCTGCTCGAAACGCTCGACACCGGCAAGCCGATCGCCGATACGATCGCGGTCGACATTCCGTCCACCGCGTACTGCGCCGAGTGGTTCGCGGAAGCGATCGACAAGACGGGCGGCGAAGTCGTGCCGGCCGATGCGCATCTCGTCGGGCTCGTCACGCGCGAGCCGATCGGCGTGGTCGCCGCGGTCGTGCCGTGGAATTTCCCCGCGATGATCGCGATGTGGAAATGCGCGCCCGCGCTCGCGGCCGGCAACAGCGTCGTGCTGAAACCGTCGGAGAAATCGCCGCTGAGTGCGCTGCGGCTCGCCGCGCTCGCGGCGCAGGCCGGGCTGCCGGCCGGCGTGCTCAACGTGCTGCCGGGCTTCGGCGACGCGGGCGAGGCGCTCGCGCGCCATCCGGACGTGGACTGCATCGCGTTTACCGGCTCGACCGCGGTCGGCCACAAGGTCGCGCGCTGCGCGGCCGATTCGAACCTGAAGCGCGTGTGGCTCGAACTCGGCGGCAAGTCGCCGCAGATCGTGCTGCCCGACTGCCCCGATCTCGACCGCGCGGCGCGCACCGTCGCGCATGCGGTGTTCTACAACACCGGGCAGATGTGCACGGCCGGCTCGCGCCTGCTCGTCCATCGCGCGATTCGCGACGAGTTGGTCGCACGCGTGCTCGCGATCGCCCCCGAATATGCGCCCGGCGACCCGCTATCGCCCGACACGCGGATGGGCAGCCTGATCGACGCGGCGCAGGTCGAGCGCGTGCTCGGCTACGTCGATGCCGGCCGCGACGAGGCGACGCTGCTGGCGGGCGGCAAGCGCGCGCGTACCGCAAGCGGCGGCCAGTACGTCGAGCCGACCGTGTTCGACTGCCCGCGCGCCGACGCGCGGATCGTGCGCGAGGAGATCTTCGGGCCCGTGCTCGCGGTCACCGCATTCGACGATCTCGATACGGCCGTCGCGCTCGCGAACGACACGCGCTACGGGCTCGCGGCATCGGTGTGGACGGCAAACCTGACGACCGCCCACGAAACCGCGCGCCGGCTGCGGGCCGGCACGGTGTGGGTGAACGGCTACGAGGAAACCGACGACATGAACTTCCCGTTCGGCGGCTTCAAGGAGTCGGGCAACGGGCGCGACAATTCGCTGCACGCGCTGGAGAAATACACGGAACTGAAGTCGACGATCATCCGGCTTCGGTAA
- a CDS encoding type II toxin-antitoxin system VapC family toxin, whose protein sequence is MKFLLDTNAVIAILKGEPAMLAKLRAHRPADFGIPAIVAHELYYGAYKSRRVAANLARVEGLQFEVVSFDAEDAQHAGEIRAHWTAAGTPIGPYDALIAGQARARRLVLVTHDMREFERVPELQIEDWLAGAHEN, encoded by the coding sequence ATGAAGTTTCTGCTGGATACCAACGCGGTAATCGCCATTCTCAAAGGCGAGCCGGCCATGCTGGCCAAGCTGCGTGCGCATCGACCGGCAGACTTCGGAATTCCGGCGATCGTCGCGCATGAGCTCTATTACGGCGCTTACAAAAGTCGGCGAGTGGCAGCCAATCTGGCACGCGTGGAGGGGCTTCAGTTCGAGGTCGTGTCGTTCGACGCGGAAGATGCTCAGCATGCCGGCGAAATTCGTGCGCATTGGACCGCGGCAGGAACACCGATCGGCCCATATGATGCATTGATCGCAGGGCAGGCGCGTGCGCGGCGGCTGGTGCTTGTCACGCATGACATGCGTGAATTCGAGCGAGTCCCGGAGCTGCAGATCGAAGATTGGCTCGCAGGCGCGCACGAAAACTGA
- a CDS encoding thioesterase family protein, translating into MTNHLSPAAEPRLRSAYEGQKSRPYDPRAPIATPLELHRCTVQPEWVDYNGHMSESCYLLVFGDSSDAFFRYFGIDDDYREAGCSIYSAETHIRHLREAMLGEPLRLTLRLLDADDRRLHVFHSMHHATTGAQLATGEQLLTHVDMRTKRSTPFPATMRRHLDAIHAEHARAPREPHTGRAIAIRRPAPASR; encoded by the coding sequence ATGACGAACCACCTCAGCCCCGCCGCCGAGCCGCGCCTGCGCTCGGCCTACGAAGGACAGAAGTCGCGCCCGTACGACCCGCGCGCGCCGATCGCGACGCCGCTCGAACTGCACCGCTGCACCGTGCAGCCCGAATGGGTCGACTACAACGGCCACATGAGCGAATCGTGCTACCTGCTCGTGTTCGGCGACAGCAGCGACGCGTTCTTCCGCTACTTCGGCATCGACGACGACTATCGCGAAGCCGGCTGCTCGATCTATTCGGCGGAGACGCACATCCGTCACCTGCGCGAAGCGATGCTCGGCGAACCGCTCAGGCTCACGCTGCGGCTGCTCGATGCGGACGACCGGCGCCTGCACGTGTTCCATTCGATGCATCACGCGACAACCGGCGCGCAGCTCGCGACCGGCGAACAGTTGCTGACGCACGTCGACATGCGCACGAAGCGCTCGACGCCGTTTCCCGCCACGATGCGCCGGCATCTCGACGCGATTCACGCCGAACATGCGCGCGCGCCGCGCGAACCTCACACGGGCCGCGCGATCGCGATCCGCCGCCCCGCCCCCGCTTCACGCTGA
- a CDS encoding antitoxin has product MDIAKIFKHGGSQAVRLPKDFRFETTEVRIRRHGASVILEPVPQDWAWLTPLIGPVDADFEAAATTQPDVQERPGLDVFE; this is encoded by the coding sequence ATGGATATTGCCAAGATCTTCAAGCATGGCGGATCGCAGGCCGTCCGGCTGCCGAAGGATTTCCGCTTCGAGACGACCGAGGTCCGGATTCGCCGCCACGGGGCGTCCGTCATTCTCGAGCCGGTGCCGCAAGACTGGGCATGGCTGACACCGCTGATCGGCCCGGTCGACGCCGACTTCGAGGCCGCTGCAACAACCCAGCCGGACGTTCAAGAGCGCCCGGGACTGGACGTGTTTGAATGA
- a CDS encoding alpha/beta hydrolase: protein MTDVLPLTTDPDSGLQYRLRPAAGRPAARLLLLHGVGGNETNLLNVAGAIDPRIEIAFLRGPLTFGPDQHAWFPVRFGPNGPEIDAARADASRLQLIALLHAFRAQDGASAALPAIIAGFSQGGIMSASVGLTSPADVAAFAVLCGRILPEIDPLIAPRDALHTLHALIVHGRFDDKLPVAWADTADAKLTALGVAHDTRLYAAGHELTSEMAADFGRWVGERTGLN, encoded by the coding sequence ATGACCGACGTCCTGCCGCTGACCACCGACCCCGATTCGGGCCTCCAGTACCGGCTGCGCCCAGCCGCCGGCCGCCCCGCCGCCCGCCTGTTGCTGCTGCATGGCGTCGGCGGCAACGAAACCAACCTGCTGAACGTGGCCGGCGCGATCGACCCGCGCATCGAGATCGCGTTCCTGCGCGGCCCGCTCACGTTCGGGCCCGATCAGCACGCGTGGTTTCCGGTGCGTTTCGGCCCGAACGGCCCCGAAATCGATGCGGCCCGCGCGGACGCCAGCCGCCTCCAGTTGATCGCGCTGTTGCACGCCTTCCGCGCGCAAGACGGCGCGAGCGCCGCGTTGCCGGCCATAATTGCAGGCTTCAGCCAGGGCGGCATCATGAGCGCGAGCGTCGGCCTCACGTCGCCGGCCGACGTCGCCGCGTTCGCCGTGCTGTGCGGGCGCATCCTGCCGGAAATCGATCCGCTGATCGCGCCACGTGATGCGCTACACACGTTGCACGCGCTGATCGTGCATGGCCGCTTCGACGACAAGCTGCCCGTCGCGTGGGCCGACACCGCCGATGCAAAACTCACGGCACTCGGCGTCGCGCACGACACGCGGCTGTACGCGGCCGGGCACGAACTGACCAGCGAAATGGCCGCCGATTTCGGCCGATGGGTCGGCGAACGCACCGGGTTGAACTGA